A genomic region of Salvelinus namaycush isolate Seneca chromosome 7, SaNama_1.0, whole genome shotgun sequence contains the following coding sequences:
- the LOC120050901 gene encoding cysteine/serine-rich nuclear protein 1-like: MLARAMSGLLKRKFEEVYDEDQCYSSSSSPSSSAYSGWDSEGESCYSDTLDSTPSNPGSPDTHCNTKSIPKKAKRERLGRGNVTFDTVTVFLFPRCQGFSSVPSRGGCSLGMMQRHSALRRYTMEEYAVEQHILRREKLLNRLREEKLDALKQKLTKGGTVESEEADRLTIEDIPEDEMDISSCNLDDDSFLHPYPSKRRQALLKAAGVKIDKEEKRKLQQLRVSREDCGCDCQGFCEPETCACSLAGIKCQMDHSSFPCGCTKDGCCNREGRIEFNSSRVQTHYIHTIMKLELEKRLEETSGPEEETAPAHNPLSDLPSIPDGPSFYFSSELAAVGENSCSSDMTDSSVSSGGSEDSEEGAGLGREDDVDENGQRRVLSDNDYNVNHYVVNDNRCCPKQWLQQQKQASSMTSTAWMLAGFSTADFPEENDNLEVHTDNRAMAISQLLDDNANQGNGLFHHHSSCSISNPPSPSVDFPNAQSPSVDFPNAQSPSVDFPNAQSPSVDFPNAQSPSVDFPNAQSPSVDFPNAQSPSVDFPNAQSPSVDFPNAQSPSVDFPNAPSPSVDCPNAPSPSVDCPNTPSPSVDGTAASYMDLSLSSESDLEFFDGFCLGPSSLYNSLTEYQHMDTFFHFQLPSYPSSQSQASDPGTCPLESLIGLSESDPEPPATFTDNQLLEEAVRD; this comes from the exons ccaagTCCATCCCGAAGAAGGCTAAGCGTGAACGGCTAGGGCGGGGCAACGTGACCTTTGACACGGTGACAGTGTTTCTCTTCCCGCGGTGCCAGGGCTTCAGCAGCGTGCCCAGTAGAGGGGGCTGTTCCCTGGGCATGATGCAGCGCCACAGCGCCCTCCGCAGGTACACCATGGAAGAGTACGCTGTGGAGCAACACATCCTTCGTCGGGAGAAACTCCTCAACCGCCTCCGAGAGGAGAAACTAGACGCTCTGAAACAGAAA cTGACTAAGGGAGGCACAGTGGAGTCAGAGGAGGCTGACCGCCTCACCATCGAAGACATCCCTGAGGACGAGATGGACATTAGCAGCTGTAACCTAGACGACGACTCCTTCCTCCACCCCTACCCCTCCAAGAGGAGACAAGCCCTGCTGAAGGCTGCGGGGGTGAAGATCGataaggaggagaagaggaagctCCAGCAGCTGAGAGTGTCCAGGGAGGACTGTGGCTGTGACTGTCAGGGCTTCTGTGAGCCAGAGACCTGCGCCTGCAGCCTGGCAGGCATCAAGTGTCAG ATGGACCACTCGTCATTTCCCTGCGGCTGCACTAAGGATGGCTGCTGTAACCGGGAAGGGCGTATAGAGTTCAACTCCAGCCGGGTTCAGACCCACTACATCCACACCATCATGAAGCTAGAgctggagaagagactggaggagacgTCTGGACCAGAGGAAGAGACCGCCCCAGCCCACAACCCCCTGTCCGACCTCCCCTCCATCCCAGATGGCCCCTCCTTCTACTTCAGCTCAGAGCTGGCGGCGGTCGGGGAGAACAGCTGTAGCAGCGACATGACAGACTCCTCTGTCTCCTCGGGGGGGAGTGAGGACTCAGAGGAAGGGGCGGGTTTAGGCCGGGAGGACGATGTGGATGAAAACGGACAGCGCCGCGTACTCAGCGACAACGACTATAACGTAAATCACTACGTTGTTAATGACAACCGCTGTTGCCCCAAGCAATGGCTACAGCAGCAGAAGCAGGCGTCGTCCATGACGTCAACAGCCTGGATGTTGGCAGGGTTTAGCACGGCAGACTTCCCAGAGGAGAATGACAATCTAGAGGTGCACACAGACAACCGGGCCATGGCCATATCACAACTGTTAGATGATAACGCTAACCAAGGCAACGGTCTGTTCCACCACCACAGCAGCTGCAGTATCTCTAACCCCCCATCCCCCTCCGTAGACTTCCCCAACGCCCAATCCCCCTCCGTAGACTTCCCCAACGCCCAATCCCCCTCCGTAGACTTCCCCAACGCCCAATCCCCCTCCGTAGACTTCCCCAACGCCCAATCCCCCTCCGTAGACTTCCCCAACGCCCAATCCCCCTCCGTAGACTTCCCCAACGCCCAATCCCCCTCCGTAGACTTCCCCAACGCCCAATCCCCCTCCGTAGACTTCCCCAACGCCCAATCCCCCTCCGTAGACTTCCCCAACGCCCCATCCCCCTCCGTAGACTGCCCCAACGCCCCATCCCCCTCCGTAGACTGCCCCAACACCCCATCTCCCTCAGTAGACGGCACCGCTGCCAGCTACATGGACCTTAGCCTGTCCTCAGAGTCTGACCTGGAGTTCTTTGATGGTTTCTGTCTGGGTCCTTCCTCCCTCTACAACTCCCTAACAGAGTACCAACACATGGACACCTTCTTTCACTTCCAGTTGCCTAGTTACCCCAGCAGCCAATCACAGGCCAGCGACCCCGGGACCTGCCCCCTGGAGTctctgattggtctgtcagaATCTGACCCAGAACCCCCTGCAACGTTCACAGACAATCAGCTGTTGGAAGAAGCCGTCAGGGATTAA